In the Anaerobranca gottschalkii DSM 13577 genome, one interval contains:
- a CDS encoding nucleotidyltransferase domain-containing protein yields MLKKINFQNRKIDLLLMDLEKRLKNIYGEKLKKILLYGSYARGDNDEESDLDIMLLLDMDEEEIKRKQGRLLDVVVDLTTQYGIVLSIIENNYDHFYEWAEVLPFFANIKREGIDIYG; encoded by the coding sequence TTGCTAAAGAAGATAAACTTCCAAAATAGGAAAATAGATTTATTATTAATGGATTTGGAAAAAAGGTTAAAAAATATATATGGGGAAAAATTAAAGAAAATATTATTATATGGATCTTATGCTAGAGGAGATAATGATGAAGAATCTGATTTAGATATAATGCTCTTGCTAGATATGGATGAAGAGGAAATTAAAAGAAAGCAAGGTAGGTTACTGGATGTTGTTGTAGATTTAACAACTCAATATGGAATAGTTCTATCTATAATTGAAAATAACTATGATCATTTTTATGAATGGGCAGAAGTACTTCCTTTCTTTGCAAATATAAAAAGAGAAGGGATTGATATATATGGATAA
- the rpsI gene encoding 30S ribosomal protein S9: protein MAYIGTGRRKTSVARVRLVPGEGNILINKRDIDNYFGGLETLKLIVKQPLELTKTLGQFDVLVNVYGGGVSGQAGAIRHGISRALLKVDPNFRPALKKAGFLTRDPRMVERKKYGLKKARRAPQFSKR, encoded by the coding sequence ATGGCTTATATTGGAACCGGTCGTCGTAAAACATCTGTAGCTAGAGTACGTTTAGTACCTGGTGAAGGCAATATATTGATCAACAAAAGAGATATTGACAACTACTTTGGTGGTTTAGAAACTTTAAAACTTATCGTTAAACAACCATTAGAACTTACTAAAACATTAGGACAATTTGATGTATTAGTAAACGTATATGGTGGCGGTGTTTCTGGTCAAGCAGGCGCTATTCGCCATGGTATCTCTAGAGCTCTTCTTAAAGTAGATCCTAACTTCAGACCTGCTTTAAAGAAAGCTGGTTTCTTAACAAGGGACCCAAGAATGGTAGAGAGAAAGAAATACGGTTTGAAAAAAGCCCGCCGTGCACCACAATTCTCCAAACGTTAA
- the rplM gene encoding 50S ribosomal protein L13: MRTTFLAKANEVERKWYVVDAEGKTLGRLASEVASILRGKHKAIYTPNVDTGDHVIIINAEKAVLTGNKLKNKIHYRHSLYPGGLKATTYEVLMKEKPERALYLAVKGMLPHNKLGRKMLKKLRVYRGPHHNHEAQQPEMWQPRGF; encoded by the coding sequence ATGCGGACAACTTTCCTAGCGAAAGCTAACGAAGTAGAAAGAAAATGGTATGTTGTCGACGCTGAAGGGAAAACCCTTGGTAGATTGGCTAGTGAAGTAGCTTCAATCTTAAGGGGTAAACATAAAGCAATTTATACACCTAATGTAGATACTGGTGACCATGTGATCATCATCAATGCTGAAAAGGCTGTATTAACAGGTAATAAATTAAAAAATAAAATCCACTACAGACACTCATTATATCCAGGTGGATTAAAAGCAACAACATATGAAGTATTAATGAAAGAAAAGCCTGAAAGAGCTCTTTACCTAGCAGTTAAAGGAATGTTACCTCACAACAAATTAGGTAGAAAAATGCTTAAAAAGCTCCGTGTTTACAGAGGTCCACACCACAATCACGAAGCACAACAGCCAGAAATGTGGCAACCAAGAGGATTTTAA
- the truA gene encoding tRNA pseudouridine(38-40) synthase TruA, with product MYNTKLVVAYQGTNYCGFQVQNKSDDPTIQKYLNKALSKIFGEEITTHMASRTDAGVHANGQVVNFKHRKDRLPDPQRLIMAINANLPKDIRVLEAEKVSLDFHSRYNAKGKQYSYTIDNHIAQRPLTKEFTWHVPQPLRLEEIKKGAKYFLGTHDFTSFRGSGATTKTTVRTITAFQVVEENSYIKFLIEGNGFLYNMVRIIAGTLVEIGKGKLSPEEIPRIIGAKDRKKAGPTAPPQGLILEKIYY from the coding sequence ATGTATAATACTAAGTTGGTAGTTGCCTATCAAGGAACAAACTATTGTGGTTTTCAAGTGCAAAATAAAAGTGATGATCCAACTATACAAAAGTACCTTAATAAGGCATTGTCAAAAATATTTGGAGAAGAAATAACAACCCATATGGCCAGTAGAACCGATGCCGGAGTTCATGCCAATGGTCAGGTAGTAAATTTTAAACATAGAAAAGATAGACTCCCAGATCCCCAAAGACTTATCATGGCCATAAATGCAAATTTACCTAAAGATATTAGGGTTTTAGAGGCGGAAAAGGTAAGTTTAGATTTTCATAGTAGATATAACGCCAAGGGAAAACAATATAGCTATACAATTGATAACCATATTGCCCAAAGACCTTTAACAAAGGAATTTACTTGGCATGTTCCCCAACCTCTTAGGTTAGAAGAAATAAAAAAAGGGGCCAAATATTTTTTAGGTACCCATGATTTTACTAGTTTTAGAGGCTCTGGCGCGACAACTAAAACAACGGTTAGAACTATAACAGCCTTTCAAGTGGTAGAAGAAAACAGTTATATTAAATTTCTTATTGAAGGAAACGGTTTTTTGTACAATATGGTTAGGATAATAGCTGGAACCTTAGTAGAGATTGGTAAGGGGAAATTAAGTCCAGAAGAAATTCCTAGAATAATCGGGGCAAAGGACCGGAAAAAAGCTGGACCTACTGCTCCACCACAAGGGCTTATCCTTGAAAAAATTTATTATTAA
- a CDS encoding energy-coupling factor transporter transmembrane component T family protein → MSLLKGITIGQYLPGDSFIHNLDPRIKILITIILITTLFFINTFYGYLLLLILLYIMVRVAQISFSTIIKGLKPLWFLIGFTLIIHTFFTKGPETDTLLQLGRFSIDRFGVRQGVFMASRLALLVMNTSLLTLTTSPIALTDAIEGLLSPFKKVGVPAHELAMMMTIALRFIPTLLEETDKIMKAQMARGADFESGNILQRAKALVPLLVPLFVSAFRRADELAMAMESRCYRGGTGRTRMKVLKTTVKDYLAFLGVLALLTTVILTGI, encoded by the coding sequence ATGTCACTACTTAAGGGTATTACTATTGGACAATACCTTCCAGGAGATTCATTTATTCATAACCTTGACCCGAGGATAAAAATCCTTATTACTATCATCCTCATTACAACATTGTTTTTTATAAACACCTTTTATGGCTATCTATTGTTATTGATTTTACTGTATATAATGGTAAGGGTCGCACAAATTTCTTTTTCTACAATTATTAAAGGCTTAAAACCTCTGTGGTTTTTAATAGGTTTTACTTTGATTATCCATACATTTTTTACAAAGGGACCGGAAACTGACACTTTACTACAACTAGGTAGATTTTCTATTGATAGATTTGGAGTTAGGCAAGGTGTATTCATGGCTTCAAGATTAGCTTTACTAGTTATGAATACCTCTTTACTAACTTTAACTACCTCTCCAATCGCTTTGACCGACGCTATTGAAGGTTTATTATCACCTTTTAAAAAAGTGGGAGTCCCTGCCCATGAACTAGCTATGATGATGACCATTGCCCTGCGCTTTATTCCTACACTACTAGAAGAGACAGATAAAATTATGAAAGCACAGATGGCAAGGGGCGCTGATTTTGAATCAGGGAATATCCTCCAAAGGGCAAAAGCTTTAGTACCTTTGCTGGTCCCACTATTTGTCAGTGCCTTTAGAAGGGCAGATGAATTAGCTATGGCTATGGAGTCTAGGTGTTATCGGGGAGGTACAGGGAGAACGAGGATGAAAGTTTTGAAAACCACAGTAAAAGACTATCTAGCCTTTTTAGGAGTTTTAGCTTTATTAACAACTGTTATCTTGACGGGGATATAG
- a CDS encoding energy-coupling factor transporter ATPase, producing the protein MPIVVENLTHIYSPGTPFEVVALKDVNIKIEEGEFIGLIGHTGSGKSTLIQHLNGLLKPTSGKVKVDNLDLLDKTTKLKDIRRKVGLVFQYPESQLFEETVELDIAFGPKNLGYDERQILKKVKKSLEWVNLNYDEVKDRSPFELSGGQMRKVAIAGVLAMEPKYLILDEPTAGLDPRSRDDMLGKLKKLHQELKITIILVSHSMDEIAELVDRIIVMDSGKVFADGKPEEVFAKRDELIKIGLEVPPVTQLMLKLKELNFPVNPRVYKRLEAKEELKKILGRWKHVTT; encoded by the coding sequence ATGCCCATAGTAGTGGAAAACTTAACACATATTTATTCACCGGGAACACCCTTTGAAGTAGTGGCATTAAAAGATGTCAATATTAAAATTGAAGAAGGGGAGTTTATTGGACTCATTGGTCACACTGGCTCGGGAAAATCAACATTAATTCAACACCTAAATGGTTTACTTAAACCTACATCAGGGAAGGTAAAAGTAGATAACTTAGATCTTTTGGATAAAACTACTAAACTTAAAGATATCCGCAGGAAAGTCGGCTTAGTTTTTCAATATCCGGAAAGTCAACTTTTCGAGGAAACAGTGGAATTGGATATAGCCTTTGGTCCCAAAAACTTAGGTTATGATGAAAGGCAGATCTTAAAAAAAGTAAAAAAATCTTTAGAATGGGTAAATTTAAATTATGATGAAGTGAAGGACCGTTCACCCTTCGAACTCAGTGGAGGGCAGATGAGGAAAGTTGCCATAGCGGGAGTGCTGGCAATGGAACCAAAATACTTGATATTAGATGAACCTACAGCAGGCCTTGATCCACGTTCAAGGGATGATATGTTAGGGAAACTTAAAAAACTTCATCAAGAATTAAAAATTACCATAATCTTAGTTTCCCACTCTATGGATGAAATAGCTGAGCTAGTAGATAGGATCATTGTCATGGATAGTGGCAAAGTATTTGCCGATGGTAAGCCTGAAGAGGTGTTTGCAAAAAGGGATGAGCTTATAAAAATTGGTTTAGAGGTTCCGCCAGTTACACAGTTGATGTTAAAACTTAAGGAGTTAAACTTTCCTGTAAATCCAAGGGTCTATAAAAGGTTAGAAGCTAAAGAAGAATTAAAGAAAATATTAGGTAGGTGGAAGCATGTCACTACTTAA
- a CDS encoding energy-coupling factor transporter ATPase, whose amino-acid sequence MGKIIEVKNLVHYYNKDKENQLAALKGVNLSIEEGEFVVIIGHNGSGKSTLAKHFNGLLEPHSGEVYIEGKLISSEEDYYLARQTVGLVFQNPDNQIIATIVEEDVAFGPENLGLPQEVIIQRVDEALKLVRMEGYRKHPPHLLSGGQKQRIAIAGILAMLPKCICLDEPTAMLDPQGRREVMETISRLNKEQGITIVHITHHMEEAALADRVIVMENGEIVMEGTPKEIFKDVEKLRELGLDVPVVTELVYDLNKEGYNIPKDIITVEELVKYLCP is encoded by the coding sequence ATGGGTAAAATAATAGAAGTCAAAAACTTAGTACATTACTATAATAAGGATAAAGAAAACCAATTAGCAGCTTTAAAAGGAGTAAATCTTTCTATCGAAGAAGGGGAATTTGTAGTAATTATTGGCCACAATGGTTCTGGAAAATCTACTTTAGCTAAGCATTTCAACGGTTTGTTAGAACCCCATTCAGGGGAAGTTTATATTGAAGGAAAGTTAATTTCCAGTGAAGAAGATTACTACCTGGCAAGGCAAACAGTAGGTTTGGTTTTTCAAAACCCTGATAACCAAATAATTGCCACTATTGTGGAAGAAGATGTGGCTTTTGGTCCTGAAAACTTAGGATTGCCCCAAGAAGTTATTATTCAAAGGGTAGATGAAGCATTAAAATTAGTCCGTATGGAGGGATATCGGAAACATCCCCCCCATCTCTTATCAGGAGGACAAAAACAGAGAATCGCCATAGCTGGAATACTGGCAATGTTACCAAAATGCATTTGTCTAGATGAACCCACTGCTATGTTAGATCCCCAAGGTAGAAGGGAAGTAATGGAAACTATCAGTCGGTTAAACAAAGAGCAGGGGATAACCATTGTCCATATCACTCACCACATGGAAGAGGCGGCCTTGGCCGATAGGGTGATAGTAATGGAAAATGGAGAAATTGTAATGGAAGGAACCCCTAAGGAAATTTTTAAAGATGTGGAAAAGCTTAGGGAATTAGGTCTAGATGTCCCTGTGGTAACAGAACTGGTATATGACTTAAACAAAGAAGGTTATAATATACCCAAAGATATTATAACTGTGGAAGAGTTGGTGAAATATTTATGCCCATAG
- the rplQ gene encoding 50S ribosomal protein L17, whose translation MVLRKFGRTTNQRKALLRSLTTSLLKEGRIETTEAKAKAIRPIVEKMITLGKRGDLHARRQALAYILEESVVTKLFNEIAPKYADRNGGYTRILKTGPRRGDGAPQAIIELI comes from the coding sequence ATGGTTTTACGTAAATTCGGACGTACCACAAACCAAAGAAAAGCACTGCTTAGAAGTCTTACTACTTCTTTACTAAAAGAAGGTAGAATAGAAACAACTGAAGCTAAAGCAAAAGCTATCCGTCCAATTGTCGAAAAGATGATAACCCTTGGGAAAAGAGGGGATCTTCACGCTCGCAGACAAGCATTAGCATATATCCTTGAGGAATCTGTGGTAACTAAGCTATTTAATGAAATCGCTCCTAAATATGCTGACAGAAACGGTGGTTACACAAGAATACTAAAAACTGGTCCAAGAAGAGGGGATGGAGCACCTCAGGCCATCATTGAATTAATTTAG